The Nocardioides sp. cx-173 genome segment GCCGCGCAGGTCCAGCACCAGCGTCAGCACGAACGTGATCGCGGGCAGCAGCAGGAACTGCGCGACGACGCCGATGGCGATCACGCCCGGACGGCGCAGCGCCGCCGCGAAGTCCTCGGCCTTGGTGTCGAGCGCGATACCGAAGAGGATCAGCCCGATCACGATCTTCAGCGTCGTCAGCGAGCTCTCCTCGAAGACGATCCGTACGTTGTCGACGTCGGTCATGACAGCCCCTCGATCTCGGCGCGCACCGCGGAGCGGTAGGCGTCCTTGTTGACGTAGTAGGACATGCGTTCCAACCCGAGGTAGCGGTAGCCGCCCGAGAGGTCCGGGCGGGGGCCGGCCACGCGCGCCTCGAGCGCGCGGGCGGCGTCGGGGGCGTCGCGGCGTGCGCGCAGGTACGACGCCACGAGCTCGGCCTGCTCGTAGCGGCCCTGCCAGCCGATGCCGGACGCCTCGATCATGCCGAGCACGAACAGGTCGCGGTCGGCCTGGGTGAAGATGTTCAGGTACAGGTCCGGAGCGCTGCCGCGGCCGCGCCAGCGCAGCAGCGCGGGGTCGAGGAACGGGTAGTGCAGGTGGTAGCCCGTGGCCAGCACGACCAGGTCGTACGGCGAGCGGGTGCCGTCGCGGAAGGCGACGCCGTCGCCGTCGAGCCGCTCGACGTCGGGCCGCACCCGCAGGTCCCCGTGACCGAGGTGGTGCAGCACCAGCGTGTTCACGATCGGGTGCGACTCGTAGATCCGGTAGTCCGGCTTCGGGAAGCCGAACCGGGTCGGGTCGCCGGTGAACATCCGCAGCACCCGGGTGTCCACGGCCTGCTTGATCCGGGCCGGTAGCGGACGGCCCTGGTTGAGGGTGTCGGCCGGCTTGCCGAAGAGGTACTTGGGGACGAAGTAGTAGCCGCGGCGCACCGACAGGTCGACCGACGCGGCGTGGTGCACGGCGTCCACCGCGATGTCGCAGCCGGAGTTGCCGGCGCCGATGATCAGCACCCGCTTGCCGGCGAAGATCGTCGGGCTCTTGTAGGCGCTGGTGTGCAGCACCTCGCCGTCGAACTCGCCCTCGAAGTCCGGCACCGACGGCTCGCTGAGGGTGCCGTTGGCGACGAGCACGCCGGCGTGCCGGTGCTCGGTGCGCTGTCGCCCGTCCTGGCCGTCCTGCTCGACGGTGACCGTCCAGCCGCCGTCGGGGTGCGGGGCCGCGGCCACGACCTCCGCTCCGAAGCGGAAGCCGGACGTCAGGTCATGGGTGTCGGCGAAGGCGCGGAAGTAGGCCAGCAGCTCGCGGTGGGAGGGGTAGTCGGCGACGTCCTCGCCCATCGGGAACTCGGCGAACTCCGTGGTCCGCTTCGAGGAGATCAGGTGGGCCGACTCGTACACGGTGCTGCGTGGACCGTCGATGTCCCACAGTCCGCCGACCCCCTGCGCCAGCTCGTAGCCACTCCAGGGGACGCCGGCGCGCTGCAGGTTGCGGGCCGCGGCGAGTCCGGACGGGCCGGCGCCGATCACGGCATAGGTGCGTTGGTCAGTCGAGATTGGCGGCTCCACGGGAGGCATGATGTCGCTATGCGTCCCATGCTCGCCACCAAGGGTGTCCACGTGCCGTCCGGAGACGAGTGGTCCCACGAGGTGAAGTGGGACGGGGTGCGCATCCTCGCCGACACCGCCGACGGGCGCACCCGCATGTGGAGCCGGAACGAGAACGACGTCACCGTGGCCTGGCCAGAGCTGAGCGACTCGCCGCTGGACGGACGCGACCTGCTCGTCGACGGCGAGGTGATCGCCCTGAACGCCCGTGGGCTCCCCGACTTCCGGGTCCTGCAGGACCGCATGCACAACCGCAACGCCACGACCGCCCGGCGCCTGAGCCATGAGGTGCCCGCGACGTTCATGGTCTTCGACCTGCTGCGCCTCGACGGGACCGACCTCACCGACCAGCCGCTGGACCGCCGACGCGAGCTCCTCGCCGGCCTGGACCTGGCCGACTCGACGTGGCAGGTGCCGGCGGCGTACGACGACGGCCCGATGCTCTTCGACGCCACCCTTCAGCAGGGTCTCGAGGGCATCGTCAGCAAGCGCCGGTCCTCGCGCTACACCTTCGGCGCCCGCTCGCCGCACTGGCTGAAGTTCGCCCATCGGCACCGGCTGTCCTACGTCGTGGGCGGGTGGCGACCGCAGGAGGGCACGACCGACCGGCTCGCCGCGCTGCTGGTCGGCGAGCCGACCGCCGACGGGCTGCTCTACCGCGGCCGCGTCGGCAGCGGCATCGGCGGCAAGGTGGGGGCGATGCTGGGCGAGCTGCTCAAGCCCCTGGAGCGACCCGACAGCCCGTTCGCCGACGAGGTGCCGCGCGTCGACGCACGAGGCACCCACTGGGTCCAGCCGCGCATCGTCGTGGACGTCGACACCCACGGCACCGGCTACGACCGCCTCCGGCAGCCGTCCTACCAGGGCGTGCGCCACGACCTCGACGCCGAGACCCTGGGAGCGAACCCGTGAGACGGATCGAGGTGGGCCGATGAGTCCCAAGAAGGAGACCTACGACAAGCAGCAGGTGCTGGTGGACGTCGAGGGCCGCACCCTCAAGATCAGCAGCCTGGACAAGGTCCTCTACCCCCGTACCGGCACGACCAAGGGCGAGGTGCTCAACTACTACGCCCAGGTCGCGCCGGTGCTGCTGCCGCACCTGGCCGACCGGGCGGTGACCCGGATCCGGTGGCCACACGGCGTCGAGGACATGAGCTTCTTCGAGAAGAACACCCCTCCCGGCACCCCGTCGTGGGTGCGTACGGTCACGGTGCCGACGACCGGCAGCCGCTCGGGCAAGGGGGACGGGGTCATCACCTTTCCCATCGTGGAGGACCTGGCCACGCTCACCTGGCTGGTCAACCTGGCCGCGCTCGAGCTGCACGTCCACCAGTGGACCGTCGGTCGCAACGGCCGGCCCCGCAACGCCGACCGCCTGGTGATCGACCTGGACCCGGGGGAGCCGGCGGGGCTGCACGAGTGCTGCCAGGTCGCGCTGATGGTGCGCGAGAGCCTCGCCGGGCGCGGCCTGCACGGCAAGCCCGTCACCAGCGGCAGCAAGGGCCTGCACCTGTACGCCGACCTGCCGAAGCGGCTGCCGAGCGACGACTCGACGGCGCTCGCCAAGGAGGTGGCCGAGGAGCTCCAGCGCGAGCACCCGCAACTGGTGACCGCGACGATGACCAAGTCCAAGCGCGGCGGCAAGGTGTTCCTCGACTGGTCGCAGAACGCCGGCTCCAAGACCACGATCTCGCCGTACTCCCTGCGCGGGAAGGAGCGGCCCTACGTCGCCACCCCCGTGTCGTGGGACGAGGTCGAGGCCGGCGCCGAGGACCCGGAAGGCCTGGGCCAGTTCCGGCTCGACCAGGTGCTGGCGCGCCTCGCGGAGCACGGCGACCTGTTCTCCTCCTGAGCGCTGTTACCGAACGGTGGACACCGCGTTCCCCGCACGTGGCGGGCGACGCCGTAGCGTCCGAGGGTCCTCGTGGTCAGCCACGCGGGGACGGGAGGCCCCGATGGAGATCGCTCCGACGCCCGCGCGACGCCGGCGGAGGTCGCGCGCCCGGGGGTGGCTCCTGCTGGCGGTCCTCGCGCCCGTGACCATGCTGTCGCTGGTCCCCACGATGCTGGGCCTGCAGCGCTACGTGGTCGCCCAGGACTCCATGTCCGGCGGCATCTCGCGCGGATCCGTGGTGCTCGAGCGCGTGGTTCCGGTCAGCGACCTGGAGGTCGGCGACGTCATCACCTACCGACCGCCCCCCACCGCGGACGAGAAGGGTCTCGTGACCCACCGGATCGTCCACATCGACGGCTCCCACCTGCGGACCAAGGGCGACGCCCTCGAGGAGCCCGACCCCTGGCTCGTGCCGGTCGAGAACGCGTCGCTGCCGCACGTCGTGCTCGCGATCCCGTTCGTCGGCTACCCGTTCGTCGGCACCGTCGCGAGGGAGACCTGGCTGGCCGTGCTGCTCGCGCCGACGAGCGTCCTCGCCCTGCTCGCGCTCCGCGGCGCCTGGCGGCACCGCCGCGCCGACCCCGCTCCGTCCCCCGGCATTCTTCAGTCCCGGGGACCAACAGCCACTCAGCCCCTATGATGCACGACTGTGGCCCACCGAGTGCTTGTCGTCGAGGACGAGGAGGACATCGCCATCCCCCTGGTCCGCACGCTGGAGCGCGAGGGATACGACGTCCTGTGGGTCGACAGCGGGCAGAAGGCGCTCGATGAGCTGCACTCGCGCCCGGCCGACGTGGTCATCTTGGACCTCGGGCTGCCCGACATGGACGGCCTCGAGGTCTGCCGCGCCGCCCGCGATGGCGGCTACACGGGAGCGATCATGATCGTGACCGCGCGAGCCGGCGAGCTCGACCGGGTCGTCGGGCTCGACTACGGCGCCGACGACTACCTCGCCAAGCCGTTCGGCCTGGCCGAGCTGCAGGCCCGGGTCCGGGCACTGATCCGTCGCACGGCGGGCGCCACCGGCGACCCCGCCGACGAGGGCGGGCTGCGCATCGACGTCGCGGCCCGGCGGGTCTACGCCGGCGACGACGAGGTGCCGCTCACCGGCAAGGAGTTCGACGTCCTGAGCATCCTGGCCGCGCACCGCGACAAGGTGGTCTCGCGCGGGAGGCTCATGGCCGACGTGTGGGACGAGAACTGGTACGGCTCGACCAAGACGCTCGACGTGACGATCGGGCGGCTTCGCCAGAAGCTCGAGGGCGTCGGGGTCTCGGAGCGGGTGGTCGCTGTTCGGGGCGTGGGTTTCCGCCTCGAGGGCAGCACCCCCGATGCGTAGGCGACTGACCCTCGCGTTCCTGCTCGTCACCCTGTCGATGATCCTGCTCGCGGGGATCGTGCGCGCGGTCACGCTGGACGGCATGCTGCGCGAGCGCGAGGGCGAGCACCTCTTCCGCGAGGCCACCACCCTCGCGTCGGTCATCGAGGCCAACGACGAGCTCGCGCGCCCGGTCGACCGAGCGTTCCTGGAGGACTTCGTCGGTCCGGACACCGAGATCGTCTACGCCCCGGCCGACGGACCGAGGGCCGTGGTCACCGGGCCGGACTTCCGCGACGGGGACGACGGCATCACGTCCACGATCAGCCTCGACGGCGGCAAGGTCACCGTGCGCCAGTCGGCCGGGGCCATCCAGAACCTCTGGGGACGCGACTCGTGGTCGGTCGTCGCGCTCTTCGCCGTCACCGGGCTTGGCTCGGCGCTGATCGGGTTCGTCATCTCCGGCTCGCTCGCCGCGCCGTTCCAGAAGCTGGCGGTCGCCGCCAGCGCCCTCGGCCGTGGCCGCTTCGACCTCGACCTGCCGCCCAGCCGGGTGCCCGAGGCCCGGGCGATCACCGAGGCACTGCGCTCCAGCGCGACCGCGCTGCGCGAGCGGCTGACGCGTGAGCAGCAGTTCGCGCTGCACGCCTCCCACGTGCTGCGCACCCCGCTCACGACCCTGCGCCTGGAGCTCGAGGAGATGACCCTCGACGAGGACCTGCCGGCCACGGCGCGGGCCGCCGCGCAGCGCTGCATGACGGCCGTCGACGACGTCACGCTCGTCGCCTCGGACCTCGTCGACCTGTCCCGCCGCGGCCTCATCGGGGGTGCCCAGGTCCCCCTGCGCGAGCTCGCCACGTCCTGCGCGCAGCACTGGTCCGACGAGCTGGACGAGTACGACCGGCGCCTCACGGCGGCGGTCGAGGGCGACCTCGACCTCACGTTCACCCCCGGGCCCGTGGAGCAGGTTCTCGACCTGCTCCTGCGCGACCGCGTCGCCCACGGGCTGGGCGACACCCGGCTGGTCCTCGAGGGCGACCCTCGGGGTCACCTGCGCCTCCTGGTCCGCGGTGCCCGTCGGCCCGACGCCGACGACGAGCTGCTCGACGAGGCGCGCGCGGTGATCGAGGCCCTGGGTGGGCGCCTGGAGGCGGTCCGCGGCGAGGGCCACCCCGACCAGGTCGTGCTCCTGCCGCGACGCTGACCCGGTCAGTCGTGGGCGGGCTGACGTATCTCCATCTCGGGGTGGCCCGCGATCAGGTGGTCGGTCACGGCGTTCATGACCCGGCCCAGGGCGGCGAAGTCGTCGGCGTCGACCAGGTCGACGAGGTGGTCGCGGACCCCGTTGACGTGGGTGGGCGCGCTGTTCTCCAGGAGCAGCATGCCGCGGTCGGTCAGCCGGGCGACCACGCCTCGCCCGTCCTCCGGCGAGCTGTAGCGCTCGACGAGGTCGGCCCGCTCCATCCGCTTGATGGTGTGGGTCACCCGGCTGCGGCTGTGCGCGAGGGCAGCGGCGAGCTGGGCCATGCGCAGCTGGCCGCCGTTCTCGGACAGGCGCACCAGGATCTCGTACTCCGCGAGCGACAGGTCGTGGCGACGGCGCAGGTCGTCGTCGAGCCGGTCCATCAGCAGCGTGGAGCCCAGCACCAGCGCGCGCCACGAGCGCTGCTGCGACTCGTCGAGCCAGTGGGTCTCGCGGGCCGGTCCGCCGATGTCGCTCACCCGAGCAGTCTAGGGCGGCGGACCGGGCCGCGAGGCGGCCCGTAGAGCCGTGCAGTCAGAGGCGCTCGAGGATGAGCGCCATGCCCTGCCCGCCGCCGACGCACATGGTGATGAGGCCGGTCGTCTTGTCGTGCCAGTCGAGCGAGTTGAGCATGGTGTTCTGCAGACGGGCGCCGGTCATCCCGAAGGGGTGGCCCACCGCGATGGCGCCGCCGTTGACGTTGAGCCGGTCGATGTCGATGCCGAGGTCCTGGTAGGACGGCACGACCTGCGCCGCGAACGCCTCGTTGAGCTCGACCAGGTCGATGTCACCGATGCTCATGCCGGCGTAGCGCAGGGCGTTCTTGGTGGCCTCGACCGGGCCCAGGCCCATGATCTCGGGCGAGAGGGCGCTGACGCCGGTGGAGACGATGCGCGCCAGCGGGGTCAGCCCGAGCTCGGCGGCCCTGGTGTCGGACATGATCACGACGGCGGCCGCGCCGTCGTTGAGCGCGCAGCAGTTGGCCGCGGTGACCACGCCGTCGGGGCGGAAGACCGGCTTCAGGTCCTTGATGCCGTCGTAGGTGACGCCGGCGCGAGGACCGTCGTCGGCGCTGACGACGGTGCCGTCGGGCAGGGTGACGGGCGTGATCTCGCGGGCCCAGAAGCCGTCGTTGATCGCCTTCTCGGCGAGGTTCTGCGAGCGCACGCCGAACTCGTCGAGCTCCTGACGCGAGAGCCCGCGCAGCTTGGCGACGTTCTCGGCCGTCTGGCCCATGGCGATGTAGATGTCCGGCAGCCGGCCGTCCTCGCGCGGGTCGTGCCAGCCGACTCCGCCCTCGGCGGTCTTCTCGGTGCGGGCCTTGGCCTCGTCGAAGGCGTGGTTGTGGGTGTCGGGCCAGTGGTCCGAGGTGCCCTTGGCGAAGCGCGACACGGTCTCGACGCCGGCGGAGATGAAGACGTCTCCCTCGCCGGCCTTGATCGCGTGGAAGGCCATGCGCGTGGTCTGCACGGACGAGGCGCAGTAGCGGGTGATCGTGGCGCCGGGGACGCCGTCCATGTCGTTGAGCACGTTGACCACGCGAGCCATGTTGTTGCCGGACTCGCCGCCGGGCAGGCCGCAGCCGAGGTACACGTCGTCGACGGTGGTGCGGTCCAGCGCGGGGACCTTGTCCAGCGCCGCGCTCACGATGGTCGCCGCCAGGTCGTCCGGGCGCAGGTCCACCAGCGACCCCTTGTTGGCGCGGCCGATCGGCGAACGGGCGGCGGAAACGATGACTGCCTCGGGCATGGGCGATCTCCTGTCTCGTGAGTGATGCCTCGCCAGACTAGGGCAGTTCCCATAGCGCCGGCCGTGCCGTGCGGCATACCCGGTCCACGCGGGCCGAGCTGCTCGGGCGTCGGCCGCGTCTCTGAGAGCATCGGGGGGTGCGACACGTCTACGACTGCCCCATGCGCTGGGCCGACCTGGATCTGCTGGGGCACGTCAACAACGTCGTGTACGTCGACTACCTCCAGGAGGCACGGGTCGACCTCCTGCGCGCGCACGGCCCCTCGGCGACCGGCCAGCTCGCCGGCACCGTGGGGGAGGGCCTGGTCGTCGTGCGCCACGAGGTCACCTACGTCGGCGCCCTGGAGTTCCGGTTCCGGCCGGTGCGCATCGAGTGCTGGGTGACCGAGATCCGGGCGGCCACATTCACCATGGCCTACGAGATCTTTCACGACGACCCCGAGGCGGAGGGCGGCCGCCGCGTCTACCTGCGCGCCGCCACGGTGCTCACGCCGTACGTCTTCGAGACCGAGCGGCCACGGCGCCTCACGCCGACCGAGCAGCAGGCACTGGGGGCCTACCTGGAGCCGGCGTCGCGCGCCCGGCCGCCGCGGCCTGAGCCCCTCGCGCGCACGACCCACTACCCCGTGCACGTGCGCTTCTCCGACGTGGACGCCTACGGCCACGTCAACAACGTGAAGTACTTCGAGTACCTGCAGGAGGCGCGGATCCAGATGATGGCCGGCCTGAGCCGCGACCTGGGGACCCCCCGGGCGCCCATGGTGGTGGCGCAGACCGACGTCGACTACCGAATGCCGCTCGTGTTCCGGCCCGAGCCCTACGACTGCTGGTCGCGCATCGTGCGCGTGGGCCGGCGCTCGGTGACGATCGCCTCCGAGATCCGCGACGGCGAGCTGCTGATGGCGCGCGCCCAGGTGACCACGGTCTTCTTCGACCCCGAGACGGGCCGGTCGACCGACCCGCCGGCGGGCCTGCGCGCCGTGCTGGAGGCGGCGGCCGCGGCCGGGGCGTTGTCCGATCCTATGAAGGGGGCAGCCCCGCATGGGTGATCGGTCCGACGCCGGCGCCGTGGGACACCGGGAGACTGAGCGGGTGAGCAACCACCCGGGCTTCGACCTCGTGCTGCGAGGAGGGACCGTGGTGACGGCCGGAAGCCGGTCGCGCTCCGACGTCGGGATCCGCGGCGAGCGCGTGGCTCAGCTCGGAGGCGACATGGCCGGAGCTCGCGAGATCGACGTGACCGGCAGCTACGTCGTCCCCGGTGGGATCGACATGCACGTGCACCTCTCCGCGGAGCGACCCGGGCCCGACGAGCCGAACGGCTTCGTCGACGATTTCCTCAGTGGCTCGCGGGCGGCTGTGCGGGGTGGCGTGACCACCGTGGGGCAGATGAGCTTCGCCGAGGACGGCTGGCAGGTCCGCGACGCGGTCGCGCGAGACCTGCGCGCGGCCGGTGCGCAGTCGCTCGTCGACTTCGTGCTCCACGCCGGGCTGGTCAGCGTGGCCGACGACGACCTCGTGGCGATCGACGAGCTCGCCGCTCAAGGCCACATGAGCCTCAAGATCGTCACGCTGGCGCTGGACTGGGACTACGCCAACATCGTCGCCGCCGTCCGTCGCGCCGGACAGGCCGGCATGCTGACCCTCGTGCACTGCGAGGACGAGGCGCTGATCGACTTCCTGGGATCCGACCTGGTGGCGCGTGGTGAGGGTGGCCTCGCGAGCTATCCGCGCAGCCGCCCCGACTACACCGAGAGGGTCGCGGTGGACCGGGTGATCGGCATCTGCGAGGCGACCGGTGCGCCGATGCTCATCGTGCACCTGTCCTCCGCGGCCGCACTGGCCTCAGCCCGGGCCGCCCGCCAGCGCGGGCTGCCCCTGTTCGTCGAGACCAGGCCGATATATCTGCACCTGACCGACGAGGTGCATCGCCGAGCGGACGGCGGCAAGTTCATCGGGATGCCCCCGGTGCGCTCCGCGGATGACGTCGCGCAGCTGTGGCGCGGACTGGTCGACGGGTCGATCGACACCATCGCGAGCGACCACGCGCCGTGGACCCTGGAGCAGAAGCTGGACCCCACCCTGGACGTGCTCACCTCGCGCAAGGGCGTGGCCGACCTGGAGACCATGCTCCCGATGTTGTTCTCCGCCGGCGTCCTGTCCGGTCGCCTGTCCCTGGAGCGCTACGTCGCCGTGAGCGCCACCAACCCGGCCCGGCTTTTCGGGCTGTACCCGCGCAAGGGCACGATCGCCGTCGGGAGCGACGCCGACCTGGTGGTGATCGACCCGGCCCTCAGCCGGGTGGTCGATGGCGCCGCGATGGAGTCCTACGCCGGCTACTCCGTCTACGACGGGACCGAGGTGAGCGGCTGGCCTCGCTACACCATCAGCCGCGGGGAGGTCGTCCTCGACGACGGACGGGTGCAGGGGGCTCCGGGCCGTGGGTCCTGGCTGGGCCGCGGTCCCACGGTGCGTGGCCTGTGACGCCGGAGGTCGAGGCGGCCCTGCGCGAGCAGGGCGCGCGGGCCTGGGTGCACGCGGTGGACCTGGATTCGGGCGCGGAGACCGGCCTGGGTGACGACGAGCTCGTCGTCACGGCCAGCGTCTTCAAGATCCCCGTGCTGGTAGAGCTCTGCCACCAGTACGGCTCCGGGAGGCTGCGCCCCGAGCAGCGGGTCCGGCTGGCCGCCGGCGATCGGCGTACGCCCGGCGGGGTGGGCACCTCGGTCCTGCTGGACGACGTCGAGCTTTCGCTGCGTGACCTGTCGGTGCTGATGATGTCGGTGAGCGACAACCGGGCCACCGACGTGATCCTGGACCTGGTGGGCCTCGACGCCGTGAACGCCCGGATGGCCGCCCTGGGCCTGCACGAGACCGTCCTGGTGGGGGACTGCCAGCTGCTGTTCGACCAGATCGACGAGGACCTGCCGGGCGGCTACGACCACTACGTGCCGGGCGAGGAGGACCTCCGGCTGACCATGCGGACCGCGGTGCCTGCCAGCACGTCGCGCAGCACGCCGCGTGAGACCACCCGGCTGTTGGCGATGATCTGGACCGACCAGGCGACGACGCCGGACGGGTGTGCGGAGGCCCGCCGGGTCCTCGGGCTCCAGGTGTGGCCGCATCGTCTGTCCTCGGGGTGGTCCGCGGACGACGTCACGATCAGCGCCAAGACCGGCACCATCGCCGCAATCCGCAACGAGGCCGGCGTCGTGGAGCTGCCCGACGGAGGTCGGGTCGCCGTGGCGGTGTTCGTGCGCAATCGCACCGCCGCGGCCCGCAACCCGGACGCCGACCGGCTGATCGGCAGTCTGGGACGGGCCGCGGTTGACCGGGTGCGAGCGGGCGGACCGGCCTGAGCGAGGATCAGCCGCGCCGCATCTGCAGGCGCAGCGTCATCATCAGGTCGAGTCGCTGGTCCGCGTCGTCCAGATCCAGGTCGGCGATCTCGCACACCCGGCGCATCCGGTAGCGCAGGGTGTTGGGGTGCACCCCGAGGCGGTCGGCGGCGCCGGGCACGTTGCCCATCTGATCGAGCCAGGTCTCCAAGGTGCGCAGCAGCTCCGTGCCGTGTGTCAGGTCGTAGTCACGCAAGGCGACGACGGGGGAGTCCTCGAGGTCGTCGTCGCTGAGCAGGTCGGCGACCCGGAGCAGGAGCGACTCCAGGCGTACGTCGCGCAGGCGGGCGACGCGTCGCCCCGTGCGGTGGGTGCTCGTGAGCAGCACCCGCAGCACGTGGTCGGCTTCGCTGCGTGAGCGCGCCAGGTCGTGGAAGGACGGCGCGGCCTGCCCGATGGCGATCACCACGTCCATCTGGGCGCCCACCCGGTCGAGGAAGGTCTGGCCGAGCCGCATCGCCTGCGCCGCATCGTCCTCGGAGGGACCGACGGGCAGCAGCGTGTAGACGACGCCCCCGACCAGGGCCGTCGCGGAGCGCGAGTGCAGGGCCTGGAAATGGACGGCGAAAGCGGCGCGCAGCCGCTCGAGGTCGGCCTCGGCGTGGGCCCCCTCGCGGGGCAGCCGGGGTTGCGCGGCCAGCACGCGCAGCGTGCCGTCGGCGACG includes the following:
- the ligD gene encoding non-homologous end-joining DNA ligase; translation: MSPKKETYDKQQVLVDVEGRTLKISSLDKVLYPRTGTTKGEVLNYYAQVAPVLLPHLADRAVTRIRWPHGVEDMSFFEKNTPPGTPSWVRTVTVPTTGSRSGKGDGVITFPIVEDLATLTWLVNLAALELHVHQWTVGRNGRPRNADRLVIDLDPGEPAGLHECCQVALMVRESLAGRGLHGKPVTSGSKGLHLYADLPKRLPSDDSTALAKEVAEELQREHPQLVTATMTKSKRGGKVFLDWSQNAGSKTTISPYSLRGKERPYVATPVSWDEVEAGAEDPEGLGQFRLDQVLARLAEHGDLFSS
- a CDS encoding MarR family winged helix-turn-helix transcriptional regulator, producing MSDIGGPARETHWLDESQQRSWRALVLGSTLLMDRLDDDLRRRHDLSLAEYEILVRLSENGGQLRMAQLAAALAHSRSRVTHTIKRMERADLVERYSSPEDGRGVVARLTDRGMLLLENSAPTHVNGVRDHLVDLVDADDFAALGRVMNAVTDHLIAGHPEMEIRQPAHD
- a CDS encoding acetyl-CoA C-acetyltransferase; translation: MPEAVIVSAARSPIGRANKGSLVDLRPDDLAATIVSAALDKVPALDRTTVDDVYLGCGLPGGESGNNMARVVNVLNDMDGVPGATITRYCASSVQTTRMAFHAIKAGEGDVFISAGVETVSRFAKGTSDHWPDTHNHAFDEAKARTEKTAEGGVGWHDPREDGRLPDIYIAMGQTAENVAKLRGLSRQELDEFGVRSQNLAEKAINDGFWAREITPVTLPDGTVVSADDGPRAGVTYDGIKDLKPVFRPDGVVTAANCCALNDGAAAVVIMSDTRAAELGLTPLARIVSTGVSALSPEIMGLGPVEATKNALRYAGMSIGDIDLVELNEAFAAQVVPSYQDLGIDIDRLNVNGGAIAVGHPFGMTGARLQNTMLNSLDWHDKTTGLITMCVGGGQGMALILERL
- a CDS encoding acyl-CoA thioesterase codes for the protein MRHVYDCPMRWADLDLLGHVNNVVYVDYLQEARVDLLRAHGPSATGQLAGTVGEGLVVVRHEVTYVGALEFRFRPVRIECWVTEIRAATFTMAYEIFHDDPEAEGGRRVYLRAATVLTPYVFETERPRRLTPTEQQALGAYLEPASRARPPRPEPLARTTHYPVHVRFSDVDAYGHVNNVKYFEYLQEARIQMMAGLSRDLGTPRAPMVVAQTDVDYRMPLVFRPEPYDCWSRIVRVGRRSVTIASEIRDGELLMARAQVTTVFFDPETGRSTDPPAGLRAVLEAAAAAGALSDPMKGAAPHG
- a CDS encoding signal peptidase I, with the protein product MEIAPTPARRRRRSRARGWLLLAVLAPVTMLSLVPTMLGLQRYVVAQDSMSGGISRGSVVLERVVPVSDLEVGDVITYRPPPTADEKGLVTHRIVHIDGSHLRTKGDALEEPDPWLVPVENASLPHVVLAIPFVGYPFVGTVARETWLAVLLAPTSVLALLALRGAWRHRRADPAPSPGILQSRGPTATQPL
- a CDS encoding response regulator transcription factor, whose amino-acid sequence is MAHRVLVVEDEEDIAIPLVRTLEREGYDVLWVDSGQKALDELHSRPADVVILDLGLPDMDGLEVCRAARDGGYTGAIMIVTARAGELDRVVGLDYGADDYLAKPFGLAELQARVRALIRRTAGATGDPADEGGLRIDVAARRVYAGDDEVPLTGKEFDVLSILAAHRDKVVSRGRLMADVWDENWYGSTKTLDVTIGRLRQKLEGVGVSERVVAVRGVGFRLEGSTPDA
- a CDS encoding flavin-containing monooxygenase, with protein sequence MEPPISTDQRTYAVIGAGPSGLAAARNLQRAGVPWSGYELAQGVGGLWDIDGPRSTVYESAHLISSKRTTEFAEFPMGEDVADYPSHRELLAYFRAFADTHDLTSGFRFGAEVVAAAPHPDGGWTVTVEQDGQDGRQRTEHRHAGVLVANGTLSEPSVPDFEGEFDGEVLHTSAYKSPTIFAGKRVLIIGAGNSGCDIAVDAVHHAASVDLSVRRGYYFVPKYLFGKPADTLNQGRPLPARIKQAVDTRVLRMFTGDPTRFGFPKPDYRIYESHPIVNTLVLHHLGHGDLRVRPDVERLDGDGVAFRDGTRSPYDLVVLATGYHLHYPFLDPALLRWRGRGSAPDLYLNIFTQADRDLFVLGMIEASGIGWQGRYEQAELVASYLRARRDAPDAARALEARVAGPRPDLSGGYRYLGLERMSYYVNKDAYRSAVRAEIEGLS
- a CDS encoding amidohydrolase family protein; translation: MSNHPGFDLVLRGGTVVTAGSRSRSDVGIRGERVAQLGGDMAGAREIDVTGSYVVPGGIDMHVHLSAERPGPDEPNGFVDDFLSGSRAAVRGGVTTVGQMSFAEDGWQVRDAVARDLRAAGAQSLVDFVLHAGLVSVADDDLVAIDELAAQGHMSLKIVTLALDWDYANIVAAVRRAGQAGMLTLVHCEDEALIDFLGSDLVARGEGGLASYPRSRPDYTERVAVDRVIGICEATGAPMLIVHLSSAAALASARAARQRGLPLFVETRPIYLHLTDEVHRRADGGKFIGMPPVRSADDVAQLWRGLVDGSIDTIASDHAPWTLEQKLDPTLDVLTSRKGVADLETMLPMLFSAGVLSGRLSLERYVAVSATNPARLFGLYPRKGTIAVGSDADLVVIDPALSRVVDGAAMESYAGYSVYDGTEVSGWPRYTISRGEVVLDDGRVQGAPGRGSWLGRGPTVRGL
- a CDS encoding histidine kinase dimerization/phospho-acceptor domain-containing protein is translated as MRRRLTLAFLLVTLSMILLAGIVRAVTLDGMLREREGEHLFREATTLASVIEANDELARPVDRAFLEDFVGPDTEIVYAPADGPRAVVTGPDFRDGDDGITSTISLDGGKVTVRQSAGAIQNLWGRDSWSVVALFAVTGLGSALIGFVISGSLAAPFQKLAVAASALGRGRFDLDLPPSRVPEARAITEALRSSATALRERLTREQQFALHASHVLRTPLTTLRLELEEMTLDEDLPATARAAAQRCMTAVDDVTLVASDLVDLSRRGLIGGAQVPLRELATSCAQHWSDELDEYDRRLTAAVEGDLDLTFTPGPVEQVLDLLLRDRVAHGLGDTRLVLEGDPRGHLRLLVRGARRPDADDELLDEARAVIEALGGRLEAVRGEGHPDQVVLLPRR
- the ligD gene encoding non-homologous end-joining DNA ligase produces the protein MRPMLATKGVHVPSGDEWSHEVKWDGVRILADTADGRTRMWSRNENDVTVAWPELSDSPLDGRDLLVDGEVIALNARGLPDFRVLQDRMHNRNATTARRLSHEVPATFMVFDLLRLDGTDLTDQPLDRRRELLAGLDLADSTWQVPAAYDDGPMLFDATLQQGLEGIVSKRRSSRYTFGARSPHWLKFAHRHRLSYVVGGWRPQEGTTDRLAALLVGEPTADGLLYRGRVGSGIGGKVGAMLGELLKPLERPDSPFADEVPRVDARGTHWVQPRIVVDVDTHGTGYDRLRQPSYQGVRHDLDAETLGANP